A window of the Polaribacter sp. HaHaR_3_91 genome harbors these coding sequences:
- a CDS encoding DUF3575 domain-containing protein gives MKKLLLAFGLLASTLSYAQQEIKLDIGDALVIKSLEFSYENYISESSSFGISALFNLANQDDSFRYNENTMITPYYRNYFSTNEEWNFFGEAFLGINSGKEESDEENNPGVYDNKYTDGALGVAVGTKYITGSGLTIDVHAGVGRNLFGSDSPTLVPRLGVNIGWRF, from the coding sequence ATGAAAAAATTACTTTTAGCTTTCGGACTTTTAGCGAGTACTTTAAGCTACGCACAACAAGAAATTAAATTAGACATTGGAGATGCATTGGTTATAAAAAGTTTAGAGTTTTCTTATGAGAACTACATCTCTGAAAGTTCTTCTTTTGGTATTTCTGCTTTATTTAACTTAGCCAATCAAGATGATAGTTTTAGATACAATGAAAACACTATGATTACACCTTATTACCGTAATTATTTTTCTACAAACGAAGAATGGAACTTTTTTGGTGAAGCTTTTTTAGGAATCAATTCTGGAAAAGAAGAATCTGATGAAGAAAACAACCCTGGAGTTTACGATAACAAATATACAGATGGTGCCTTAGGTGTTGCTGTTGGTACAAAGTATATTACAGGAAGTGGTTTAACTATTGATGTACACGCTGGTGTTGGTAGAAACTTATTTGGATCTGACTCACCTACTTTAGTACCTAGATTAGGTGTTAATATTGGTTGGAGATTCTAA
- a CDS encoding DUF3575 domain-containing protein: MKKITLFLLLFTSAISIAQEKEEQHPQDINKKHEVKLNVLGALAFEWIDVSYEYLINDESSFGVGVLVGFDKNEDVDEYRKFSLTPFYRRYFSSKFARGFFVEGFGMLHSYENNNYDYYIDGYGNYNSSYNGDTKTEFAVGISVGGKFISKKGFTTEIYLGLGRNLGGDNSSLEAVGRGGISLGYRF, encoded by the coding sequence ATGAAAAAAATTACATTATTTCTTCTATTGTTTACTTCAGCAATTTCTATTGCTCAAGAAAAAGAAGAACAACATCCACAAGACATCAATAAAAAACACGAAGTAAAATTAAATGTATTAGGTGCGCTAGCTTTTGAATGGATAGATGTTTCTTATGAGTATTTAATTAATGATGAATCTTCTTTTGGAGTTGGAGTTCTAGTTGGGTTTGACAAAAATGAAGATGTAGATGAGTATCGAAAATTTTCTTTAACGCCTTTTTATAGAAGATACTTCTCAAGTAAATTTGCAAGAGGTTTTTTTGTAGAAGGTTTTGGAATGTTGCATTCTTATGAAAACAATAATTACGACTATTATATTGATGGTTATGGAAATTATAATAGTTCTTATAATGGAGATACTAAAACGGAATTTGCTGTTGGTATTTCTGTTGGAGGAAAATTTATTTCTAAAAAAGGCTTTACAACAGAAATATATTTAGGGTTAGGACGCAATTTAGGTGGAGATAATAGCTCTTTAGAGGCTGTAGGTAGAGGTGGAATCTCTTTAGGATATAGATTCTAA
- a CDS encoding TonB-dependent receptor, whose protein sequence is MKKFLFITFLAFSQLLLAQSTGTLKGILSDGETNNEPLPFANVLIKGTAMGTTTDFDGNYTLNVPAGSHTVVFSFLGYKTIEKPITIVAGETVTINQILSAEEGVSLDEIVVKSSTSKEKLSALILDQKKAVSIKTTIGAQELATKGVSDAEGAVTKTAGVSKGSKNVIVRGLGDRYNSTTLNGLPLPSEDPEYKNISLDFFDTSIIKNIGVNKVFTADLSGDVGGANIDIVSKELVKKSLLSVSASLGANTQTVSKNFLTIDGTNRFGTQSTGIPVNDLTKYSFNNSWKPQNQDFQLNNSISFAGGKKFDIGEDSFSFFIVGGFDGSYNYVDGNIKQTTSSGDVFQDQDFQKYEYNVSQILMANLKYKFEEGHSIAYNHLFIHNNKQSIGDYLGSNNPEQDGDLEYQRRQQTNNNELYVNQLIGNIELSDRLNLEAKGSLNFIRGSEPDRRTNKYLFRDDFYSPQTSSAGENERYFAKLEENDYAAKGKFSYKLKEDDEDISVLEFGGDYRYTERLFSSTIFNHDFSSRVEIDLEDPDAIFNQSSIDNNIFDLETGRGGSSNPSAFLPFTYRGKRQIFGAFGNLVYQLGDNLIASAGARFEKIQQRVTYNTNIAQSGVDGASNLDNTYVLPSFNIKYNFNDNSIFRIAGSQSYTFPQFKETAPFKYQDISFSSQGNPDLKPSDDYNFDAKYEYYFSSSELVTVTGFYKNIQNSIARTEIPSGGNTLTYLNVGNASVYGLEIEARKNLYEIEDKDLKIVGGLNTSILVSNVDLDKSSIAQFTNATSDLEGATPFLLNADISINKKYNDNTFMSSVVFNYFSERVYSIGTRGFENVLEKGIPTLDLVSSYNFNNNYSIKLKATNILNPDYQLTRAGFDGGENIVLRNYKKGVNLSLGFAYNF, encoded by the coding sequence ATGAAAAAATTTTTATTTATTACTTTTTTAGCTTTTAGCCAATTATTATTAGCACAAAGTACAGGTACATTAAAGGGTATATTATCTGATGGGGAAACAAACAACGAACCATTGCCTTTTGCAAACGTTCTTATTAAAGGAACCGCAATGGGTACAACTACCGATTTTGATGGAAATTATACTTTAAACGTACCAGCAGGGAGTCATACTGTTGTTTTTAGTTTTTTAGGATATAAAACAATTGAAAAGCCAATTACAATTGTTGCAGGAGAAACTGTAACTATTAATCAAATATTATCTGCAGAAGAAGGCGTTTCTTTAGATGAGATCGTTGTAAAGTCTTCTACTAGTAAAGAAAAACTAAGCGCTTTAATTTTAGATCAAAAGAAAGCAGTTTCTATAAAGACTACAATTGGGGCACAAGAATTAGCAACCAAAGGTGTTTCTGATGCAGAAGGAGCGGTAACAAAAACGGCAGGAGTTTCTAAAGGTTCTAAAAATGTAATTGTAAGAGGTTTAGGAGATAGATATAATTCTACAACTTTAAACGGATTGCCTTTGCCTTCTGAAGACCCAGAATACAAAAACATTTCTTTAGACTTTTTTGATACTAGCATTATTAAAAATATTGGTGTAAATAAAGTTTTTACAGCAGATCTTAGTGGAGATGTTGGTGGAGCAAACATAGATATCGTTTCTAAAGAATTGGTTAAAAAGAGTCTATTAAGTGTAAGCGCTTCTTTGGGTGCAAATACACAAACTGTGTCTAAAAATTTTTTAACTATAGATGGTACAAATAGATTTGGAACTCAGAGTACAGGGATTCCTGTAAATGATTTAACAAAGTATTCTTTTAATAATTCTTGGAAACCTCAAAACCAAGATTTTCAGTTAAATAATAGTATTTCTTTTGCAGGTGGAAAGAAATTTGATATTGGAGAAGATTCTTTTAGCTTTTTTATTGTTGGTGGTTTTGATGGAAGTTATAATTATGTTGATGGTAATATAAAACAAACAACAAGTTCTGGAGATGTTTTTCAAGATCAAGATTTTCAAAAATATGAATATAATGTGTCGCAAATCTTAATGGCAAACTTAAAGTATAAGTTTGAAGAAGGGCATAGTATTGCATACAACCACTTGTTTATTCATAACAACAAACAATCTATTGGAGATTATTTAGGGTCTAACAACCCAGAACAAGACGGAGATTTAGAATACCAAAGAAGACAACAAACTAATAATAATGAGTTGTATGTAAACCAACTTATTGGAAACATAGAATTGTCTGATAGATTAAATCTTGAGGCAAAAGGTTCTTTAAATTTTATTAGAGGTAGTGAGCCAGATAGAAGAACTAATAAGTATCTTTTTAGAGATGATTTTTATAGTCCTCAAACAAGTTCTGCCGGAGAAAATGAACGTTACTTTGCAAAGTTAGAAGAAAATGATTATGCTGCTAAGGGAAAATTTTCTTATAAATTAAAAGAAGATGACGAAGATATTAGTGTTTTAGAATTTGGTGGAGATTACAGATATACAGAACGTTTATTCTCTTCAACAATTTTTAATCATGATTTTTCTAGTAGAGTAGAAATAGATTTAGAAGATCCAGATGCTATTTTTAATCAATCTTCTATAGATAATAATATTTTCGATTTAGAAACAGGTAGAGGTGGTTCTAGTAATCCTTCTGCGTTTTTACCATTTACTTACAGAGGTAAAAGACAAATATTTGGTGCATTTGGTAACTTAGTATATCAACTTGGTGATAATTTAATAGCTTCTGCAGGAGCAAGATTCGAAAAAATTCAACAAAGAGTTACTTATAATACTAACATTGCACAATCTGGTGTAGACGGTGCATCAAATTTAGATAATACGTACGTTTTACCAAGTTTTAATATAAAATATAATTTTAACGATAATAGTATTTTTAGAATTGCAGGTAGTCAATCTTATACATTTCCTCAGTTTAAAGAAACTGCACCATTTAAATATCAAGACATCAGTTTTTCATCTCAAGGTAACCCAGATTTAAAACCATCTGATGATTATAATTTTGATGCAAAATACGAATACTACTTTTCATCATCAGAATTAGTAACGGTAACAGGTTTTTATAAAAACATACAAAACTCTATTGCAAGAACAGAAATTCCTTCTGGTGGTAATACATTAACGTATTTAAATGTTGGTAATGCTTCTGTATATGGTTTAGAAATAGAAGCAAGAAAAAACTTATATGAAATAGAAGATAAAGATTTAAAAATTGTAGGTGGTTTAAATACTTCAATTTTAGTTTCTAATGTAGATTTAGATAAAAGCTCTATAGCTCAGTTTACAAATGCAACGAGTGATTTAGAGGGAGCAACACCGTTTTTATTAAATGCAGATATTTCTATCAATAAAAAATATAACGACAACACTTTTATGTCTTCTGTAGTCTTTAATTATTTTAGTGAAAGAGTATACTCTATTGGTACAAGAGGTTTTGAAAATGTTTTAGAAAAAGGAATACCAACTTTAGATTTGGTTTCTTCTTATAACTTTAATAACAATTATAGTATAAAATTAAAAGCAACAAATATATTAAACCCAGATTATCAGTTAACTAGAGCTGGTTTTGATGGAGGTGAAAATATTGTGTTAAGAAATTATAAAAAAGGTGTTAACCTAAGTTTAGGATTTGCTTACAATTTCTAA
- a CDS encoding porin, with protein MQSPALRKVVVIIIMCTFLSIQAQETNAPKFGNGLFNLVGKDSTFTMKVGLRFQTLAISKWDASSGLSNPESSMLIRRSRLKFDGFAFSPKLKYKVELGLSNRDQAGASEFTHDAPRYILDAVLKWNFSGNFVLWFGQTKLPGNRERLISSANMQMVNRSILNSNFNIDRDMGIQLKHHFNLTDRFLVKETVSIAQGEGRNITTGNIGGHQYTTRIELFPFGDFASKGDYLGSDLKFEKDPRLSLAFAYDFNNNASKTRSNQGSYMYNDTGFFSTNISTLYFDAMYKHNGFSFMAEYANRNADDALAKNSDGSLTGDAVQVGNGLNLQTGYLVSKTIEVSARYTNVTLDKKITGEGAENEYTLGVSKYIAGHKLKVQTDLSYTDIGFNTNKLRFRLQVDIHF; from the coding sequence ATGCAATCCCCAGCACTACGTAAAGTAGTAGTTATCATTATTATGTGTACTTTTTTAAGTATACAAGCACAAGAAACAAACGCACCTAAATTTGGAAATGGCCTCTTTAACTTAGTTGGTAAAGACAGTACCTTTACAATGAAGGTTGGATTAAGATTTCAAACACTAGCAATTTCTAAATGGGATGCAAGTAGTGGGCTATCTAACCCAGAATCTTCTATGTTAATTAGAAGATCTCGCCTAAAGTTTGATGGTTTTGCTTTTTCTCCAAAACTAAAATATAAAGTAGAATTAGGTTTATCTAACAGAGATCAAGCTGGTGCTTCTGAGTTTACACACGATGCACCTAGATATATTTTAGACGCTGTTTTAAAATGGAATTTTTCTGGAAATTTTGTATTATGGTTTGGACAAACAAAGCTTCCTGGAAACAGAGAACGCTTAATCTCGTCTGCCAATATGCAAATGGTAAACAGATCTATATTAAATAGTAATTTTAATATAGACAGAGATATGGGAATTCAATTAAAACACCATTTTAACCTTACAGATCGATTTCTTGTTAAAGAAACAGTTTCCATTGCACAAGGAGAAGGTAGAAATATTACAACAGGTAATATTGGAGGTCATCAATACACTACAAGAATAGAATTATTTCCATTTGGAGATTTTGCCAGTAAAGGAGATTATTTAGGTAGTGATTTAAAATTTGAAAAAGACCCTAGACTGTCTTTAGCTTTTGCTTACGACTTTAACAACAACGCTTCTAAAACAAGAAGTAACCAAGGTTCTTATATGTATAATGATACTGGTTTTTTCTCTACAAATATTTCTACACTTTATTTTGATGCGATGTATAAACATAATGGTTTTTCCTTTATGGCAGAATATGCAAATAGAAACGCAGACGATGCATTAGCTAAAAATTCTGATGGCAGCTTAACTGGTGATGCTGTTCAGGTTGGTAATGGTTTAAATTTACAAACAGGATATTTAGTATCTAAAACAATAGAGGTATCTGCACGATACACCAACGTAACTTTAGACAAAAAAATAACCGGTGAAGGAGCCGAAAATGAATATACCTTAGGAGTATCTAAATACATTGCAGGTCATAAATTAAAAGTACAAACAGACCTAAGCTATACTGATATTGGCTTTAACACAAACAAATTGCGTTTTAGGCTACAGGTAGATATTCATTTTTAA
- a CDS encoding inorganic phosphate transporter encodes MGDPYILMLVALAILAIVDLVIGVSNDAVNFLNSAIGSKAISVRNIMIIASLGVFFGAVTSSGMMEVARKGIFNPNMFMFQDIMFIFMAVMITDILLLDIFNTLGMPTSTTVSIVFELLGAAVCISLIKISANEAQSISDIWSYINHEKAFEIINGILLSVVVAFSVGALVQFVSRLIYTFNFNKRATYISALFGGFAITAITYFIIIKGMKGTPWYSDIAHLIEGNTLAIILGSFVIWAIISQILIQFFKVNILKLIIGVGTFSLAMAFSGNDLVNFVGVPIAAWNSYQSWSISGIEADAFSMGILAKKVPSNIWLLLIAGAIMVVTLWTSSKAQNVIKTGIDLSRQGEGHEKFQPNPLSRVVVRFAMGLNFGIAKIFPKKALNYVDSKFQKPVIELPKDKTYELPAFDLVRASVNLIVAGILISIATSMKLPLSTTYVTFMVAMGTSLADRAWGRESAVYRVAGVINVVGGWFLTAITAFLAAALVAYLISWDMVMIPILLALVAFLIGRNSLIHRRRSKEVKKQVYIERAELITINGVIEESADHISEVINRVNKLYTNVVNDLANHDLNKLRKTDKHVAKLNDEIDGLKDGVFYFIKSLDETSVEASRFYIMVLGYLQDIAQSISYISRASYKHVNNNHKNLKKGQIKDLKTIDVALSALLTKEAAIFENRELDNLNSLLIEKNELLQSVRSSIEKQVARIRTDETSPKNTTLYFSVLLETKDLIKALMSLLETYEEFHLSTKQVKL; translated from the coding sequence ATGGGAGATCCATATATTTTAATGTTAGTAGCTCTAGCTATTTTAGCTATAGTAGATTTAGTTATAGGAGTTAGTAATGACGCCGTTAACTTTTTAAATTCAGCCATAGGCTCAAAAGCAATATCTGTAAGAAATATTATGATAATTGCAAGTTTAGGGGTGTTTTTTGGTGCCGTTACCTCTAGTGGAATGATGGAAGTTGCACGTAAAGGAATTTTTAACCCTAACATGTTTATGTTTCAAGATATTATGTTCATTTTTATGGCCGTAATGATTACAGATATTTTATTACTAGATATCTTTAACACGCTCGGGATGCCTACATCTACAACCGTTTCTATTGTATTTGAACTTTTAGGAGCTGCCGTTTGTATTTCTTTAATAAAAATATCTGCTAACGAAGCACAATCTATTTCAGATATTTGGAGCTATATTAACCATGAAAAAGCTTTTGAAATTATTAATGGAATACTATTATCCGTTGTCGTCGCATTCTCTGTAGGTGCACTTGTACAGTTTGTATCGAGACTTATTTATACTTTTAACTTTAATAAGAGAGCTACTTATATTAGTGCGCTATTTGGTGGATTTGCAATTACTGCAATTACCTACTTTATCATTATAAAAGGAATGAAAGGAACTCCTTGGTATTCTGATATAGCACATTTAATTGAAGGAAACACATTAGCTATTATTTTAGGAAGTTTTGTTATCTGGGCTATAATTTCTCAAATTTTAATTCAGTTTTTTAAAGTTAATATTTTAAAATTGATTATTGGAGTTGGTACATTTTCTTTAGCAATGGCTTTCTCTGGAAATGACTTGGTAAACTTTGTAGGGGTACCAATTGCAGCATGGAACTCTTACCAGTCTTGGAGTATTTCTGGTATTGAAGCAGATGCATTTTCTATGGGTATTTTAGCAAAAAAAGTACCTTCTAACATTTGGTTATTATTAATTGCAGGAGCTATAATGGTGGTTACTTTATGGACTTCTAGTAAAGCACAAAATGTAATAAAAACAGGTATCGATTTATCTCGTCAGGGAGAAGGACATGAAAAATTTCAGCCAAACCCTTTATCTAGAGTTGTGGTAAGATTTGCAATGGGTCTTAATTTTGGAATTGCTAAAATTTTCCCGAAAAAGGCATTGAATTATGTAGATTCTAAGTTTCAAAAACCGGTAATAGAATTACCGAAAGATAAAACATACGAGTTACCTGCTTTCGATTTAGTAAGAGCTTCTGTTAACTTAATTGTTGCTGGTATCTTAATATCTATTGCAACTTCTATGAAATTACCATTGTCTACTACTTATGTAACATTTATGGTTGCTATGGGTACTTCTTTGGCAGATAGAGCTTGGGGACGTGAAAGTGCAGTTTATAGAGTTGCCGGAGTAATAAATGTTGTTGGTGGATGGTTTTTAACCGCAATTACAGCCTTTTTAGCTGCAGCTTTAGTAGCATATTTAATTAGTTGGGATATGGTTATGATTCCTATTCTATTGGCGCTTGTTGCATTCTTAATTGGAAGAAACAGTCTAATTCACAGAAGAAGATCTAAAGAAGTAAAAAAACAAGTATATATAGAAAGAGCAGAATTAATTACTATTAATGGAGTAATTGAAGAAAGTGCAGATCATATTTCTGAAGTTATAAACCGTGTAAATAAATTATATACCAATGTGGTAAATGATTTAGCAAACCACGATTTAAATAAATTACGTAAAACAGACAAACACGTTGCCAAACTTAATGATGAAATAGATGGTTTAAAAGATGGCGTTTTCTATTTTATTAAATCTTTAGACGAAACTTCTGTAGAAGCAAGTAGATTTTATATTATGGTTTTAGGCTATTTACAAGACATAGCGCAATCTATTAGTTATATTTCTAGAGCAAGCTACAAACATGTAAATAACAATCATAAAAACTTAAAGAAAGGTCAAATAAAAGATTTAAAAACTATTGATGTTGCTTTATCTGCTTTATTAACTAAAGAAGCGGCTATTTTCGAAAATAGAGAATTAGACAATTTAAACAGCCTATTAATAGAAAAGAATGAGTTGTTACAAAGCGTAAGATCTTCTATTGAAAAACAAGTTGCAAGAATTAGAACAGATGAAACTAGTCCTAAAAACACAACTTTATACTTTAGTGTATTGTTAGAAACAAAAGATTTAATTAAAGCTTTAATGAGCTTATTAGAAACGTATGAAGAGTTTCACTTAAGCACAAAACAAGTAAAATTATAA
- a CDS encoding patatin-like phospholipase family protein, translating into MKKQILAFLLLLSITLNSQEKQPKVGLVLSGGGAKGFAHIGVLKEIDKAGLQIDYIGGTSMGAIIGGLYSIGYSGDQIEQIVLETDFMTLLQDKLPRNSEPFFEKEFGEKTVITLPVNKGSIGFPVAVSKGQNVLNFLTELLSSVELINDFKKFPIPFFCIATDVENGSPVLLEKGSLPLALRASGSFPTLLNPVVVDDKLLVDGGIANNFPISIMKSKGVDVVIGVDVEGNLYEKENLNSIVALLNQIVSYQMYKTTDIEKEKLDVYIHPVVNDYNVVSFDDKQNILEIGIKEGKKFSNVFKKLAEKQVHKRERKKLNFDKEKFSITDINLSGSNIYTRAFVLGKIKIKKGDSLTRKEITKRIHLLSATKNYERITYNLIKKEDNTYNLKLNLNESSGSANLKLGVHYDYLYKSGLLANYNKKHFLLNNDMLSLNLVLGDNLRYNLDYFVDNGFYVSYGFRSRYNHFRTNSKFNSIISQFPTVSSINLKYTDITNQFFLQTTFNRRFALGLGVEYKYVKATTETIASETNEATVFDNSNYFNSFGYLKLDSYDKKYFPTKGYFADLNFKWYMVSSDHNDDFSQFAQTKGTLGFATTFLDKLTLQVTSEAGFTLNDVDSDVFDFYLGGYNQNYINTFVPFYGYEFGELSDNTYIKTEFNLRYAFASKHYAIFIANYGRLDENVFKNIDLFTDVKSGYAVGYSFNSFVGPLEIKYTWSPDNKEQYWLFNLGFWF; encoded by the coding sequence ATGAAAAAACAAATATTAGCATTTTTATTGTTGCTTTCTATAACTCTAAATAGTCAAGAAAAGCAACCAAAAGTAGGTTTGGTTCTAAGTGGAGGAGGCGCAAAAGGTTTTGCTCATATTGGGGTTTTAAAAGAAATTGATAAAGCTGGTTTACAAATAGATTATATAGGTGGTACCAGTATGGGGGCAATTATTGGAGGTTTATATTCAATAGGATATTCTGGTGACCAGATAGAGCAGATTGTTTTAGAAACCGATTTTATGACACTTTTACAAGATAAGTTGCCTCGAAATTCTGAACCTTTTTTTGAAAAAGAATTTGGCGAAAAAACAGTAATTACTTTGCCTGTTAACAAAGGTTCCATAGGTTTTCCGGTGGCCGTTTCTAAAGGTCAGAATGTATTAAATTTTTTAACAGAATTATTATCATCAGTAGAACTTATTAATGATTTTAAAAAATTTCCTATTCCTTTCTTTTGTATTGCTACAGATGTAGAAAATGGGAGTCCTGTCTTATTAGAAAAGGGTTCTTTGCCTTTGGCTTTAAGGGCTAGTGGATCTTTCCCTACGTTATTAAATCCGGTTGTTGTAGATGATAAATTATTAGTAGATGGCGGGATAGCTAATAATTTTCCTATTAGTATCATGAAATCTAAAGGAGTTGATGTTGTGATAGGAGTTGATGTGGAAGGTAATTTATATGAAAAAGAGAATCTTAATTCTATTGTGGCTCTTTTAAATCAGATAGTTAGTTATCAGATGTATAAAACTACAGATATAGAAAAAGAAAAATTAGACGTTTATATTCATCCCGTTGTCAATGATTATAATGTGGTTAGTTTTGATGACAAACAAAATATTTTAGAAATAGGAATTAAAGAAGGAAAGAAATTTAGCAATGTTTTTAAAAAATTAGCAGAAAAGCAAGTACATAAAAGAGAACGTAAAAAGTTAAATTTTGATAAAGAGAAATTTTCAATTACGGATATTAATTTGTCTGGTAGTAATATCTATACAAGAGCATTTGTTTTAGGTAAAATAAAGATAAAAAAAGGAGATAGTTTAACAAGAAAGGAAATTACAAAAAGAATTCACCTCTTATCTGCTACAAAAAATTACGAACGAATAACGTATAATTTAATTAAAAAAGAAGATAATACGTATAACTTAAAATTGAATTTAAACGAATCAAGTGGGAGTGCTAATCTAAAATTAGGTGTCCATTATGATTATTTATATAAGTCTGGTCTTTTGGCAAATTATAATAAGAAACACTTTCTATTGAATAATGATATGCTTTCTTTGAACCTTGTTTTAGGAGATAATTTAAGGTATAATTTAGATTATTTTGTAGATAATGGATTTTATGTTAGTTATGGTTTTAGATCTAGGTACAATCATTTTAGAACAAACTCTAAGTTTAATTCCATTATATCTCAGTTTCCTACTGTTAGCAGTATTAATTTAAAATATACAGATATTACCAATCAATTTTTTCTGCAAACAACTTTTAATAGAAGATTTGCTCTAGGTTTAGGTGTAGAGTATAAATATGTAAAGGCAACTACAGAAACAATTGCTTCTGAAACTAATGAAGCTACTGTTTTTGATAATAGTAACTATTTTAATTCTTTTGGCTATTTAAAGTTAGATTCTTATGATAAAAAATATTTTCCTACAAAAGGATATTTTGCAGACTTAAACTTTAAGTGGTACATGGTTTCATCAGATCATAATGATGATTTCTCGCAATTTGCCCAAACAAAAGGAACTCTAGGTTTTGCTACTACTTTTTTAGATAAACTTACGCTACAAGTAACAAGTGAAGCTGGTTTTACATTAAACGATGTAGATTCTGATGTTTTTGATTTTTATTTGGGAGGATATAACCAGAACTATATTAACACTTTTGTGCCTTTCTACGGCTATGAGTTTGGGGAGCTTTCAGATAATACTTATATAAAAACCGAGTTTAATTTAAGATATGCTTTTGCTAGTAAACATTATGCAATATTTATAGCCAATTACGGACGTTTAGATGAAAATGTTTTTAAAAACATAGACCTTTTTACTGATGTTAAATCTGGTTACGCTGTTGGGTATAGTTTTAATTCTTTTGTTGGTCCTTTAGAAATAAAATATACTTGGTCTCCAGATAACAAAGAACAATATTGGTTGTTTAATTTAGGTTTTTGGTTTTAG